One Chloroflexota bacterium genomic window, ACGCTCGGGCTCCTCGGCGCCCGCCAAATTGCCGAGGGCTGGCGCGAGGGCGACGTCTTCGGGGAGGTCGAGATGGACAGGGCCTGGTGGCTCGGCGCCCGCGACCTGAAATGCGCGATCGAGCTGGCTGGCGACGTTGGAGGTCCGCAGGGGAAGGCTGGCTTTGGCGATGGGCGCGAAGAGCGCGTGATGGTCGATGCGCATCTGGACGCGGCGGTCGAGCCATGACGTGGGCACGTTGCACGTCAGGGCGAGGACCGGCGCGCGATCCAGCCACGCAGCGCCGACCCCCGTCGCGAGGTTCGTCGCGCCGGGGCCCAGCGTCGCGACGCATACGCCCGGGGTCCCGGTGAGCTGGCCAACCGTGGTCGCCATGAATCCGGCGGACGTCTCGCTTGCGGTGAGGACGTAGTCAACGTCGCTCGTTCGGAGCGCCTCGATGAGCGGTAGCACGGGTCCGCTGGGAACACCGAACACCCAGCGGACGCCTGCCGATTCGAGGCGCCTCGCGATGAGCTCCGCGTTGTTCATGGGTGGCCGCCGGTCACGGGGCAATCGACTTACGAGCCGAGGCGATTACACCGAGGATACGCGCCATGCTCACTGAGATGCTGGCGCAATAGCTCGGCGCGTCGCTCGGACGGCGAACGGTCCCCGCGGATGATCTCGATTTGAAAATGTGTGGCCTTCTGCGTGCAGTTCCCCTTCCGATGCGCCACGAGTCGGGCACGGAGGCCCGGCACATCCGTGGACCACCCGTAGAAGATCACCTCGTCGCCATCGAGGAGCGCGTACACACCGGCCCCGGTCGATACCTGGGCCAGGTTCGTGTCGGTGTACAGGAGGTGTGGGCCGAGGAGCGCCATTGAGTCCTCTTTTCGGGGAATGATACGGCGCTCGCTGCTCCACCGCGAAGGGACCGGGCTCGATCGGTTTCGCGCGCGGCAAAGCTTCCCGCGAGTTCGACTACAGGGAGTTGGCAGCCGCGCGAGCCGCGCGGCCGAGCAACAAGGCGCGCTCCCGCGCATTTCGCGTGAGAGACGCGGCACGGGCGAACTCGGCGCTCGCCTCGCTGGTTCGACCGAGCTGGCTCAGCAGCTCCCCACGCACGCTCGGCAGGAGATGATACGTGCGCAACGACGGCTCACCTCGAAGCGCATCGACGATGGCGAGCCCCGATTCCGGGCCGAATGCCTTGGCAACCGCCACCGCGCGGTTCAACTCGACGACCGGCGATGGTGCCGTTTGGGCGAGCGCATCGTAGAGGGCGGCGATCTTTGCCCAGTCCGTCTCCTCCGGGGTGCGGGCCCGGGCGTGGCATGCCGCGATGGCTGCCTGAAGCCCATATGGACCGAGGGCGCCACCCAGGGCCTCGGCCCGGGCCAGCGCGGCGAGGCCGCGATGGATCAGGATGCGATCCCAGCGACCTCGGTCCTGATCGAGGAGCAGGACCGGCTCTCCGCCGGGACCAACGCGAGCGCGCATGCGCGAGGCCTGAATCTCCATCAGCGCGACGAGACCGTGGACCTCGGACTCGTCGGGCGTCAGCTCTGCGAGGACGCGGCCGAGCCGCAAAGCATCCTCGCAGAGGCCGGGCCGCATCCAGTCGTCCCCGGCGGTTGCCGCGTAGCCCTCGTTGAAGATGAGGTAGATAACCTCGAGTACGGAGGTGAGTCGCGCGGCCAGCTCAGGCCCACGGGGCACCTCGAACGCCACATGGGCCGCTGCGAGCGTTCGCTTTGCCCGGACGATCCGCTGGGCAACGGTGGCTTCCGGGACCAGAAAGGCCCGCGCGATCTCATCGGTCGTGAGGCCGCCCAGGAGGCGCAGGGTGAGCGCCACCCGCGCCTCCGTCGAAAGGACCGGATGGCACGCGGTGAAGATGAGGCGCAAGAGATCGTCATCGATCTCGTCATCGACTGACTCATCGATGGACGCGGTGTCCCATTGGCCCGCGTCCGCAATAGCACGGCCGATGAGCTCGTGCTTGCGCTCGAGGCGGGCGGAACGGCGGAAGTGATCGACGGCGCGATGCTTCGCCGTCGCCATGAGCCATGCCCCCGGCTTGTTCGGGATGCCGTCCTCGGGCCACTGCTCCAGGGCGGCGACCAAGGCGTCCTGCGCGAGGTCTTCGGCCAGCCCGACATCGCGGACGAACCGCGCGAGCCCGGCGATGAGGCGTGGGGCCTCTATGCGCCAGACCGCTTCTATGGCAGGCCGGATGTCGGGCTGGCTCACGGAACGCGACCGGTCACGCGAAGTCGGACGGCTCGTACATCTGGTAGAGATCCACCTCGCCACCGCCGATGAGGTTGAGGAACTCAGTGGTGCGTTCGATGGCCTCTTCCTTCGAGGTGACCTGGAGGATCGCATAGCTCGCGATCAACTCTTTGGACTCGGTGAAGGGGCCGTCGGTGATGCTGCGTCGGCCACTCGCGACCCGCACCGTGGTGGCCTTCGAGCTTCCCTGGAGACCCTCGGTTGCGACCAGCCAGCCGTTCTTCTTGGCCTCGTCGATATATTGTCCCATCCGGCCGAAGTCATCCGCGTTGGGAACATAGTTCTCGGTGTCCTTGTTGCCCTTGAGAAGCGCCATGTAGCGCATCGGCCCCCTCCTATCCCCGCGCGTTCTGGGCTGCTTGCGCCCAGGTGCGCGCTTCCTGCTCGCGCAGCTCGGGGGTGAACGCTTCGCCAAAGTCCTCTGCCTCGAACACTTGGCGAAGCTCGAGGACGACGCCGTCGGGAAATGGCGCGCGGCGCATCCACGCGATGGCCTCGTCCTTCGATTTCACCTGGATGAGCCAGAACCCGGCGATCAGCTCTTTCGACTCGGTGAACGGGCCGTCCATGACCGCTGTCGTGCCGCCCGAGAATCTGATGCGGGCACCCTTGGACGTGGGGTGCAGGCCCTCGCCGGCCAGTAGGACGCCGGCCTTCACCATCTCCTCGTTGAACTTGCCCATCTCCGCCAGAGTCTTCTGGTCCGGCATTTTCCCGGCTTCGGTCTCTTGTGTGGCTGGCACCATCACCATAAATCGCATCGGCATGACCTCCCGTTTGTAGATTCGAGCGGGATGTTTTCCCTCTCTGCTTATACGTCGACCGGGGGTCGCGAAAATCGACACGACGTGACGGGAATTTTTGGAAAAGGGGTTACTGGCCGGTCACGGGGTAGCTGGGTGAGGTCTCGTGGGTGGCGGTGTCTCCCGGCGGCGTGAATCCCCCGTACTGTGAGTAGGCGTTGCCCGTCGCGGAGGGATTTCCCTGTGCTCGCTGCTCCGCCGCCTGCTGCGGAGTGAATTGGAACACGTTGCTGTAGGGACTCCAGACGGGCACACCGTTCACGTAGGGCGTGTCGCCCGGGCGCGTATAGCCAACCCCCACACCGATGCCGACGACGTTGGCGTTGCCGATATCGTGGACGACCACGACGCCGTTTCGGGTGACGTACCCGCCCGTGACCAGAATAACATCTGGCCCCGAACCCTCAGCGGTGCATGCTGGCGTTACCGACCAGCTGAATGGGGTGTCTGTCGGTACAAGCGAGGTGGTCCCATCATCACACGCTGCGCGCGCGGTCGGCGCTCCGAATCCGCCGTCCGCCGGCGCCAAAAGCAGTGCGCTGGCGACGATGGTTGCCGCGCCGATCGTCAATCCGAACCTCATAATCGCTATCCTCCGTCTGGGCTCCGGACCCGGAAGGACACTCGAAAGCTCACCGTGGCACGTTCAGCGCGCGAGTTGCGGCGTGTCCTCTGCGGGGGAGTTTGGCCCTGCTTGAAGGGTAGGAGCACGCGAACGGCTGTCGCGACAGGTTGGTGGGTGGTTAGGGCGCACCCAAATGGGCGGCGATGCCCCCCGACCATTCGGGGGGTGAGGTACGGTCGGCTGTCGAACGCAGATGAAGGCGCCCGGCCAGCTTCAGTCGGGAAACAGACGATCGCGGTTGCGACAGAGGCACTCGACGAACGGCACGAAGCGATTCGCGGACCGCGCGGAGTCGCCCGTCACGCTCTCCAGGATCTGCAGGCGCCGCGCCTGATCGACTGCGCGATCCACCATGCTGTGGACCAGAATGAGGGGCATGAACTCCCTCGCGATCTGGAGCCGCCGCAGATAGTTCGCGATCTCATTGAGGACTGCTGATCGCAGAGCCGAGCGGAATTCACGCCGCAAGAACAGGTCGACAAACGCTTGCACTTCCGCGTTCGGCGCATTCATCCGACGCGCGGCCGCGTACCAGTAGGTCACGAAATAGATGAGATCGCACAGCGGGAGGCCGTAGCGCTCGCCCTCTGTTTCGTCCCGAGACTCCCAATCGATCACGGTGAGGCGGTCGCCGTGGCGAACCACGTTCCATGGGCCGAAGTCATTGTGTCGATACACAATCGGCAGCCGTCCTCGCAGCCGTCGCCCGTAGTCGATCGCCGAGGAGAAGAGCGTGTGCTCGGCTCGCGTAAGGCCCAGCACGTCGCGGTACGCCGCGAATCGTCTTTCGATCCACTCGCCCTGCTGCTCCGGGCCCCAGGGCGCGCGCGAGAGCACCGTTTCCTCGTGGAAGCGCGTGATCCAGTCGCTCGCGCGGTGAAGGTCGGCGAGGCGACGCGTGGACGACGCTCCCCATTGTGCGGTCGACACCTGAAGCGATGAGCCCGATGCATACGACTCCACTGCCACCGGCGACGCGTCCGAGTCGGCGCTGGTCTTCATACCCAACGCCGCGGGCAGGGTGGATTTCATGGTGGGTGATAGGCGCTCCCGGAGGTAGCCGAGCGTCATCTGCTCACGCATCGTGTGCTCGCTGAATGCCGAGTCTCGCGCCAACTTCAGAACCGCGGACGGCTCCGCTCGACCCTGAGCGAAGGGCAGCACGACGACGCGGCTCCCATCGTCGCGCCCACTGGTCAGCACGACCGGCCGGACGTCTTCCGCGGCGATGGCAGGTGGTACGCCTGGGGCCGCCAACGCGCGGGGGCGCGCGGCGGGCACCGGCCCCGCCGTCGCCACCATGCTGTAGCAGGGGACGAATCGATCTATCCCCCCCTGAAATGTTCCCAGCACCCGCATGATGGCTCGCAGGAGACGAAGGCGTGGGCTCCCCGCGACGAAGGATGTATCGAAGTACCACCGAATCGCGGCGGCGCAATCCAGGGGGACGAACTTGCGCGGCGCAGCGTGATGTGGGACAACCCAATACGTGGAGGTGGCGAACAACCCGACATTTCGCATCGCCCGCCGCAGTCGACCGGGCGTCCAGGCAAGCGACGCCCGCCGGTCGATCTCCCAATAGACGAGGCCGCCAGGCTGTACGAAAGCAGCCACCGCTGAGGGCGGAACCGCGGCGCCCGCGAGCACGACGACCGCGTCAGCCTCGGCGGATACGTTCGGATTCACGCTGAGTCGGTCCGATAGGTTCAGCTCTTTGAGCCGCGCCGCCGCGCTCGTCGGCGTCCCGAGGACGACCAGGTGCTCGAACCGGCCCTTGGGGGGCAACGGCAAGAGGAATCGCCAGTCAAAGCGGCGAAGGGAAACCGCTTCGGACGCTCTGTCCTTCAAGGGCCGGCCACTCCAATTTCTGACTGCCGCCGCAGACATTGGAGCCGATCGCGGTAGAGCGCCCAGAGCTGCTCGGTCACGTCGGAGAGGACCTGATCGACTGCTCGGCTGGAGTCGATGATCCGAAGACCTGGGATTCGACCTGCAATCGCGAGATAGCTCGCCCGGGCTTCTCCGAGTTGCTGTGCCGTGTGCTTCCGGGCGCCCTTGCGCAGGAACATGACCTCGCCGGGTGCATCCAGGAGAAATGACATGTCCGGCGCGGGACACGCGTGCGCGTCGAACCAGCCCGAGATGCGGTTGAGCCGTTGCACTGGCGGGCGCGCGGGCAGGAGGGCGTCGAATGGGTATCGATCGAAAATCACCAATCGCCCTCGCGCCTGGTGGTAGCGGGCCAGGAGGTATCGGCCCCATAGGATCCCCACGCGACTGGCGATCACGAGTGGCGGGAAGCGGAGCTGTGTGGCGCGGTCAAGCCACCGAGAGTAAATCCCCATATAAATCACCCGCGAGGGGAGCGGGAACCGACGCTTGATCTCCGCTGCGAGCGTGGACTTGCCCGCGCCGTCTGTCCCCAGCAGTGCGATGCTGGGCCCCTGGCACCGAATGCGGTGGCTGAGCAGCGCTGCCCATCGCGTCACGCACGATAGGCGCCCTCTCTTTCCTCGACGGAGGCGCCTCGGCCAATTTCTGGCGAGGGCCGGACCGAGCGCTTCGACCTTCTCCCATTCGCCTCGCCGGACCGTCGCGACGATCGTCGTCGGACTCCAGGTGGGTGGGGCGGACTGCGCGATGAAGCGGACAATCGGTCCATCGCCCACGGCCCCGGGCGCAAGCTCCGTCAACGTCTGTTTGTGGCTCGCCGAGAAGATTCGCTTGTCGAGCACGCAATGAAGAAGGAGCGCCCAGAAGTAGTCGTTGGGCGCAAGAAACGAGGTCGTGCCAATCACCTGTCGTCGAGCGAGACATTCAGCCGCTAGGCCAGTTGTCAGACGGTAGCCCTCTCCGAAGGCGAGCTCGCTGGCTACGTCGAGCCAGAGCCATCCCTTGCCCACCGGGTCATACGCGAGGTAGTGCGGGTGCGAGTCGTCTCCCCACCCCGGCACCCGAGCGAAGCCGAGCGAGGTCAGAATATCTCCGACCTGACGCACGTCTCCCCGATGCACGAGCAGGTCGATGTCTCCGCTGGTCGGGATGGCCGACGTTGTCCCGCGGAGGAGGCTCCAGGCCACCCCGCTGGCCTGAAACGATTGAAACACGGCGGCCAGGAGGGGCCGTCCGCTACCGGATGACACGGTGGGTGCAGGCATTGGATGGTCCCGGCTATCCGCCAGTCCGCGCATATCGAATCCTCACTCTCGTCTTCCACGCTTCTACGCCGCTTTGACTGTCGCGTCGCCGCGGATGTCCGCGAATCGTCTCAGGATGCCCCCCATTGCGTTCCGGCACGCGGCAAGCTCCAGCGGGCTCGCGCCGAGGCGGAGATATGCCGCCGCGTACACGAGCATGCCGGCGAGGGCGAGGGAAGCGACGGTCGGTAACGACGTCGGGCGGACTGCGCGCTCCAATGCATACAAGGCGATGGCCATGGGAATGGTCGGCACAAGGGCCGGCCAGATCGCTTGCATCACAAGCTGTTTCGGCGTGATCCCCACGACGCGCATCGCATATGGCATGACCATCACCGTGCACTCGAACACGGTCGGAATGAGGGTCCCAACAGCGACGCCCATGATCCCGAGTTGGGACGCGAGGACGACGGAGAGCGCAAGATTGGTTACGCCTGACGCGACCGCCATAATCGCGA contains:
- a CDS encoding YciI family protein, whose translation is MRFMVMVPATQETEAGKMPDQKTLAEMGKFNEEMVKAGVLLAGEGLHPTSKGARIRFSGGTTAVMDGPFTESKELIAGFWLIQVKSKDEAIAWMRRAPFPDGVVLELRQVFEAEDFGEAFTPELREQEARTWAQAAQNARG
- a CDS encoding YciI family protein, giving the protein MRYMALLKGNKDTENYVPNADDFGRMGQYIDEAKKNGWLVATEGLQGSSKATTVRVASGRRSITDGPFTESKELIASYAILQVTSKEEAIERTTEFLNLIGGGEVDLYQMYEPSDFA
- a CDS encoding aminoglycoside phosphotransferase family protein, producing MKDRASEAVSLRRFDWRFLLPLPPKGRFEHLVVLGTPTSAAARLKELNLSDRLSVNPNVSAEADAVVVLAGAAVPPSAVAAFVQPGGLVYWEIDRRASLAWTPGRLRRAMRNVGLFATSTYWVVPHHAAPRKFVPLDCAAAIRWYFDTSFVAGSPRLRLLRAIMRVLGTFQGGIDRFVPCYSMVATAGPVPAARPRALAAPGVPPAIAAEDVRPVVLTSGRDDGSRVVVLPFAQGRAEPSAVLKLARDSAFSEHTMREQMTLGYLRERLSPTMKSTLPAALGMKTSADSDASPVAVESYASGSSLQVSTAQWGASSTRRLADLHRASDWITRFHEETVLSRAPWGPEQQGEWIERRFAAYRDVLGLTRAEHTLFSSAIDYGRRLRGRLPIVYRHNDFGPWNVVRHGDRLTVIDWESRDETEGERYGLPLCDLIYFVTYWYAAARRMNAPNAEVQAFVDLFLRREFRSALRSAVLNEIANYLRRLQIAREFMPLILVHSMVDRAVDQARRLQILESVTGDSARSANRFVPFVECLCRNRDRLFPD
- a CDS encoding RNA polymerase sigma factor, which translates into the protein MSQPDIRPAIEAVWRIEAPRLIAGLARFVRDVGLAEDLAQDALVAALEQWPEDGIPNKPGAWLMATAKHRAVDHFRRSARLERKHELIGRAIADAGQWDTASIDESVDDEIDDDLLRLIFTACHPVLSTEARVALTLRLLGGLTTDEIARAFLVPEATVAQRIVRAKRTLAAAHVAFEVPRGPELAARLTSVLEVIYLIFNEGYAATAGDDWMRPGLCEDALRLGRVLAELTPDESEVHGLVALMEIQASRMRARVGPGGEPVLLLDQDRGRWDRILIHRGLAALARAEALGGALGPYGLQAAIAACHARARTPEETDWAKIAALYDALAQTAPSPVVELNRAVAVAKAFGPESGLAIVDALRGEPSLRTYHLLPSVRGELLSQLGRTSEASAEFARAASLTRNARERALLLGRAARAAANSL